The Acidobacteriota bacterium genome contains the following window.
CACGCCGATTCGACACGGCGGGCCGACCCGCTACTACAGCCCCGAGCTGATCGAGCGCCTGCGGGCCATCCACCGGCTCAAGACCGACGAAGGACTCAACGCCTCGGGGGTGCGTCGGGTGCTCGACGCCGAGTCTTCTGCTGGAGGCCGCGGTCCGGGCGAGCCCGAGCATCCCGGCCGTCGCATCCGTGACCGCCGCCTGGGCCGCCACCTCACCCTGCGCCAGCTCGCCCGCCGATCGGGCCTGTCGGCGTCGTTTCTCTCGTCGGTCGAGCAGGGCAAGGCCAATCCTTCCCTCGGAGCGTTGCGCCGCATCTCCGAAGCCCTCGAGACCACCACCCAGCGGCTCTTCGGAATGCGGGACGCCGGTTCGTGCCGGGTGGTGCGCCCCGCCGACCGGGTGCATCTCGAGGCGCGGGAGCCCTCGATGCGTCTCGAATTGCTCGCCCGCGACGGCAGCCGACTTCAGCCGCACTTGGTGACGATTCCCCCCGGGGGCGGCAGCGGCGAGAGCTACACCCATGCCGGCGAGGAGTTTCTCTACGTGTTCGAGGGCTGCGTCGAGGTGACCCTCGATGAAATCGAGATTCATCTCCTCGAGGAGGGTGACGCGATGATCTTTCCCTCGGATCTGGCCCACCGGCTCCGCAATCCCGGCGATACCACCGCCCGCGCGCTGTGGATCAATACGCCGCCGACCTTCTGAGGCCCCGCGGACCCTCCCGCCCCGTCTCCGGCGCCGCGCGGCTCAGGCGTGGGTCGTGGCGGGTGTTCCGGCCTTCAGCCGCGAGAGGGATTGTTTGACCAGGGCCTTGAGAGTTTCCACCACACCGATGCCCTGGGGGGCGACAGCCTCGAAGACGGGCTCGTTGCGGCAGCGGAGGGCGGTGACGAGCTGGTCGACGGGCAGGGCCGTGGGCAGGTCGCGCTTGTTGAGCTGCAGGACGTACGGAATCGTCTCGAAGTCCAGGCCGTTTTCCTCCAGGTTCAGCTTGAGGTTGCGCAGGGACT
Protein-coding sequences here:
- a CDS encoding MerR family transcriptional regulator, producing MRIGEAAALVGVSPSTLRFWEKEGLITPIRHGGPTRYYSPELIERLRAIHRLKTDEGLNASGVRRVLDAESSAGGRGPGEPEHPGRRIRDRRLGRHLTLRQLARRSGLSASFLSSVEQGKANPSLGALRRISEALETTTQRLFGMRDAGSCRVVRPADRVHLEAREPSMRLELLARDGSRLQPHLVTIPPGGGSGESYTHAGEEFLYVFEGCVEVTLDEIEIHLLEEGDAMIFPSDLAHRLRNPGDTTARALWINTPPTF